A region from the Actinoplanes sp. OR16 genome encodes:
- a CDS encoding AraC family transcriptional regulator: protein MSVERTEMSSHEPGEVYELIAQRYVDHRSRILGRPEEFMFRSASAHAGGMTVDHIDWEATMEISADPFDTILIVSVLNGRFDVTSGRDNRRAEQGEALMYLPGVPPEVIMDRMTYRVAQFPLAAAERVADRLGVKAGDFRFERMTPVSPAMNRRWMATMTYLTRLFSGPEPAVTHPLMLSAAIDAAAAAAVAVFPNTTMTMDYIAGPGRTGPAALRRAIAYIEAHAAEPIRPEQIAAAAGLSVRGLQAAFRRHHDTTPTAFLRRIRMERANQELLAAGPDDTFADIARRWGFAATRGFAAEYRRTFGRTPRPQRRD, encoded by the coding sequence ATGTCCGTCGAGCGGACCGAGATGAGCTCCCACGAGCCCGGCGAGGTGTACGAGCTGATCGCGCAGCGGTACGTCGACCACCGTTCGCGCATCCTCGGCAGGCCGGAGGAGTTCATGTTCCGGTCGGCGTCCGCGCACGCCGGTGGGATGACCGTCGACCACATCGACTGGGAAGCCACGATGGAGATCTCCGCCGACCCGTTCGACACCATCCTCATCGTCAGCGTGCTGAACGGCCGCTTCGACGTGACGTCCGGGCGGGACAACCGGCGGGCGGAGCAGGGTGAGGCGCTGATGTACCTGCCCGGCGTCCCACCCGAGGTGATCATGGATCGGATGACGTACCGGGTGGCGCAGTTCCCGCTCGCGGCCGCCGAGCGGGTGGCGGACCGGCTCGGCGTGAAGGCCGGCGACTTCCGGTTCGAACGCATGACACCGGTGTCCCCGGCCATGAACCGCCGCTGGATGGCGACCATGACGTACCTCACCAGGCTCTTCTCCGGTCCTGAACCCGCGGTCACGCATCCGCTGATGCTGTCCGCGGCGATCGATGCGGCTGCCGCGGCGGCGGTCGCGGTCTTCCCGAACACCACGATGACCATGGACTACATCGCCGGACCCGGCCGGACGGGACCGGCCGCGCTGCGCCGGGCGATCGCCTACATCGAGGCGCACGCCGCCGAGCCCATCCGGCCCGAGCAGATCGCGGCGGCGGCGGGATTGTCGGTACGAGGGCTGCAAGCCGCTTTCCGCCGGCACCACGACACCACACCCACCGCCTTCCTGCGCCGGATCCGGATGGAACGCGCCAACCAGGAGCTGCTCGCCGCGGGCCCGGACGACACGTTCGCGGACATCGCCCGGCGGTGGGGTTTCGCGGCGACGCGGGGGTTCGCGGCGGAGTACCGGCGGACGTTCGGCCGGACGCCGCGCCCTCAGCGGCGGGACTGA
- a CDS encoding PAS domain-containing protein, with the protein MDTAAREVEELAADLRELRARAGSPSLQAMARAGHSSPPTLSAVHAGRRFPTWEATSAYLRGCGVTEQADWQVRWCRVADAVGYRGERPVTVNGNRGPCPTPENAMTAAEFRARLREVYRWTGAVSQAAFVRAAGARGVRMPRATLSDLLADGRAALPSGSSVRIFLSGSGLPPQQVERWVTVHDGLCRVEEDLFEDAPCGYLTTAPDGTILQVNRTFLRWTGYDRPALVGRLRFRDLLSVGSRIYHETHCAPLLSARGTIHEIAFDVMRADGRRMSTLMNSTVTRDVTGTPKLIRITLFDAGERRRYEQELLNARRAAEEELRRLRQSRR; encoded by the coding sequence ATGGACACTGCCGCACGAGAAGTCGAGGAGCTCGCGGCGGACCTGCGTGAACTGCGGGCCCGCGCCGGCAGCCCGAGCCTGCAGGCGATGGCGCGGGCCGGGCACTCCAGTCCGCCGACGCTGTCCGCAGTGCACGCCGGCCGCCGGTTCCCGACCTGGGAGGCGACGTCCGCCTACCTGCGAGGGTGCGGTGTGACGGAGCAGGCCGACTGGCAGGTCCGCTGGTGCCGGGTGGCCGATGCGGTCGGCTACCGAGGGGAGCGGCCGGTCACGGTGAACGGCAACCGGGGGCCGTGCCCGACGCCGGAGAACGCCATGACCGCTGCCGAGTTCCGGGCGCGGCTGCGCGAGGTCTACCGGTGGACCGGCGCCGTGTCGCAGGCCGCGTTCGTCCGGGCGGCGGGCGCGCGCGGGGTGCGGATGCCCCGGGCCACGCTCAGCGACCTGCTCGCTGACGGGAGGGCCGCATTGCCGAGCGGTTCGAGCGTACGAATCTTCCTCTCCGGCAGCGGCCTCCCGCCGCAGCAGGTGGAACGCTGGGTGACCGTGCACGACGGGTTGTGCCGGGTCGAGGAGGACCTGTTCGAGGACGCGCCGTGCGGCTACCTCACGACCGCCCCGGACGGCACGATTCTGCAGGTGAACCGCACTTTTCTGAGGTGGACGGGCTACGACAGGCCGGCCCTGGTCGGCCGGCTGCGGTTCCGGGATCTGCTCAGCGTCGGCAGCCGGATCTACCACGAGACGCACTGCGCGCCGCTGCTGAGCGCCCGGGGCACCATCCACGAGATCGCGTTCGACGTGATGCGCGCGGACGGCCGCCGGATGAGCACGCTGATGAACTCCACGGTGACCAGGGACGTGACCGGCACTCCCAAGCTGATCCGGATCACTCTGTTCGACGCGGGTGAGCGGCGCCGCTACGAGCAGGAGCTCCTGAACGCCCGCCGGGCGGCCGAAGAGGAACTGCGGCGACTGCGTCAGTCCCGCCGCTGA
- a CDS encoding DUF1684 domain-containing protein, whose translation MTQEHDAWRQARHEAVTAPTGNLALIETRWGADDTEAALDGQPASVTATRLSRRDPRTGEVEQGVRLWDAASEAIKSFEGIDTYAYDPAWVLEARYTDVSEERRIPFQHAQDAGFTRDLPVPGDLHVTIDGRDYTLSAFDDDGRLLLVFGDPTNGTETYGAGRFLFVDPAAGEVDFNYAFVPPCGFSEHYNCPMPPPQNRLHLPVRAGEKNPLFQKDLP comes from the coding sequence ATGACGCAGGAGCACGACGCCTGGCGGCAGGCTCGCCACGAGGCCGTCACCGCACCCACTGGCAACCTGGCGCTGATCGAGACCCGCTGGGGTGCCGACGATACCGAGGCCGCGCTCGACGGGCAGCCGGCCAGCGTGACCGCCACCCGGTTGAGCCGGCGTGATCCGCGGACCGGTGAGGTCGAGCAGGGAGTGCGGCTGTGGGATGCCGCCTCCGAGGCGATCAAGAGCTTCGAGGGCATCGACACCTACGCGTACGACCCGGCGTGGGTGCTCGAAGCCCGGTACACCGACGTGTCCGAGGAGCGGAGGATCCCGTTCCAGCACGCCCAGGACGCCGGGTTCACCCGTGACCTGCCCGTTCCCGGCGACCTGCACGTCACGATCGACGGGCGGGACTACACGCTGAGCGCGTTCGACGACGACGGACGGTTGCTGCTCGTCTTCGGCGATCCTACGAACGGCACGGAGACGTACGGGGCCGGAAGGTTCTTGTTCGTCGATCCCGCTGCCGGAGAAGTCGACTTCAACTACGCCTTCGTTCCGCCGTGCGGCTTCTCGGAGCACTACAACTGCCCGATGCCTCCCCCGCAGAACCGGCTGCACCTGCCCGTCCGGGCCGGCGAGAAGAACCCCCTCTTCCAGAAAGATCTCCCGTGA